In Ctenopharyngodon idella isolate HZGC_01 chromosome 1, HZGC01, whole genome shotgun sequence, a single genomic region encodes these proteins:
- the mnx2b gene encoding motor neuron and pancreas homeobox 2b isoform X2 → MEKSKNFRIDALLAEEPHRGTREVSPGLSSDSPTGSPVSCRRADTPSPRGTPGAIHLQTGIIPKPGLLNLPHPGLTSIPAMYTTPMYPISALGGQHPALAYSGFTQLTQPYPEHLKAAAMAGSLPLEHWIRAGIMVPRLPDYTSAPQSGLMGKCRRPRTAFTSQQLLELENQFKLNKYLSRPKRFEVATSLMLTETQVKIWFQNRRMKWKRSRKAKEQAAQVEVERQRGGTKSTNERPGRDGRRAHAQSVEEHEEEDDLDEDDEEDEEEGPHKFINDNLNIPRSTDFLHHTSALGYHADSPFSEDDMEEVGAGDRKIGAGL, encoded by the exons ATGGAAAAATCAAAGAACTTCAGGATCGACGCTCTTCTGGCTGAAGAACCCCATCGAGGGACACGAGAAGTATCACCTGGACTGAGCAGCGACAGCCCGACGGGTAGCCCGGTGTCCTGCAGGCGCGCCGACACTCCGTCCCCCCGCGGGACCCCCGGCGCCATACACCTCCAAACCGGAATCATACCTAAACCAGGGCTGCTCAATCTCCCACACCCGGGACTCACTTCAATTCCAGCCATGTACACGACGCCCATGTACCCCATTTCAGCTTTGGGAGGTCAGCACCCTGCCCTGGCGTACTCGGGCTTTACGCAGCTGACGCAGCCGTACCCGGAGCACCTGAAGGCGGCGGCGATGGCCGGATCTTTACCGCTGGAGCACTGGATACGAGCTGGCATCATGGTACCACGACTGCCCGATTACACCT CCGCCCCCCAGTCCGGTTTGATGGGTAAATGTCGTCGGCCACGGACAGCATTCACCAGTCAACAACTACTGGAGCTGGAAAACCAGTTTAAACTGAACAAGTACCTTTCCAGGCCCAAACGCTTCGAAGTGGCTACATCTCTCATGCTGACTGAGACACAG GTCAAGATCTGGTTCCAGAACCGGCGAATGAAGTGGAAACGCAGTCGCAAGGCTAAAGAACAGGCCGCGCAGGTCGAGGTCGAACGCCAACGTGGCGGGACCAAATCGACCAATGAGAGGCCAGGAAGGGACGGCCGCAGGGCTCACGCTCAGAGTGTGGAGGAGCACGAGGAAGAGGACGATCTTGACGAGGACGATGAAGAAGATGAGGAGGAAGGGCCACACAAGTTTATAAACGACAACCTAAATATACCACGTTCCACAGACTTTCTGCACCACACATCTGCGTTAGGATACCACGCTGACAGCCCGTTCTCTGAGGACGACATGGAGGAGGTGGGAGCCGGCGATAGGAAGATTGGGGCAGGGTTATGA
- the mnx2b gene encoding motor neuron and pancreas homeobox 2b isoform X1, whose translation MEKSKNFRIDALLAEEPHRGTREVSPGLSSDSPTGSPVSCRRADTPSPRGTPGAIHLQTGIIPKPGLLNLPHPGLTSIPAMYTTPMYPISALGGQHPALAYSGFTQLTQPYPEHLKAAAMAGSLPLEHWIRAGIMVPRLPDYTCEWGSIQMTAPQSGLMGKCRRPRTAFTSQQLLELENQFKLNKYLSRPKRFEVATSLMLTETQVKIWFQNRRMKWKRSRKAKEQAAQVEVERQRGGTKSTNERPGRDGRRAHAQSVEEHEEEDDLDEDDEEDEEEGPHKFINDNLNIPRSTDFLHHTSALGYHADSPFSEDDMEEVGAGDRKIGAGL comes from the exons ATGGAAAAATCAAAGAACTTCAGGATCGACGCTCTTCTGGCTGAAGAACCCCATCGAGGGACACGAGAAGTATCACCTGGACTGAGCAGCGACAGCCCGACGGGTAGCCCGGTGTCCTGCAGGCGCGCCGACACTCCGTCCCCCCGCGGGACCCCCGGCGCCATACACCTCCAAACCGGAATCATACCTAAACCAGGGCTGCTCAATCTCCCACACCCGGGACTCACTTCAATTCCAGCCATGTACACGACGCCCATGTACCCCATTTCAGCTTTGGGAGGTCAGCACCCTGCCCTGGCGTACTCGGGCTTTACGCAGCTGACGCAGCCGTACCCGGAGCACCTGAAGGCGGCGGCGATGGCCGGATCTTTACCGCTGGAGCACTGGATACGAGCTGGCATCATGGTACCACGACTGCCCGATTACACCTGTGAGTGGGGTAGCATTCAGATGA CCGCCCCCCAGTCCGGTTTGATGGGTAAATGTCGTCGGCCACGGACAGCATTCACCAGTCAACAACTACTGGAGCTGGAAAACCAGTTTAAACTGAACAAGTACCTTTCCAGGCCCAAACGCTTCGAAGTGGCTACATCTCTCATGCTGACTGAGACACAG GTCAAGATCTGGTTCCAGAACCGGCGAATGAAGTGGAAACGCAGTCGCAAGGCTAAAGAACAGGCCGCGCAGGTCGAGGTCGAACGCCAACGTGGCGGGACCAAATCGACCAATGAGAGGCCAGGAAGGGACGGCCGCAGGGCTCACGCTCAGAGTGTGGAGGAGCACGAGGAAGAGGACGATCTTGACGAGGACGATGAAGAAGATGAGGAGGAAGGGCCACACAAGTTTATAAACGACAACCTAAATATACCACGTTCCACAGACTTTCTGCACCACACATCTGCGTTAGGATACCACGCTGACAGCCCGTTCTCTGAGGACGACATGGAGGAGGTGGGAGCCGGCGATAGGAAGATTGGGGCAGGGTTATGA
- the stk16 gene encoding serine/threonine-protein kinase 16 produces MGQALCICSRSVITIDNKRYFFLQKLEEGGFSYVDLVEGAHDGRFYALKRILCHDREARKEAQTEVEMHRLFNHPNILSLTSHTFMERGGKCEAWLLLPYISKGSLWSVLEKLRDKGSSMPESRILHILHGICEGLKAIHDKDYAHRDLKPTNVLLDENDQPFLMDLGSMNKARIEVRGSREAMTVQDWAAQRCTISYRAPELFNVESHCIIDERTDIWSLGCVLYCMMMLEGPYDLIFQKGDSVALAVQNPVSIPQPCSYSQGLQTLLSSTMVTNPQERPRISWVLDQVQNLRGSDGTDVDTNRV; encoded by the exons ATGGGACAAGCTTTGTGTATCTGCTCGCGCAGTGTCATCACAATTGACAACAAGAGATACTTCTTCCTCCAGAAACTAGAAGAAGG AGGTTTCAGCTATGTTGACCTGGTCGAGGGTGCACATGATGGACGCTTCTATGCTCTAAAGCGAATCCTTTGCCATGACCGCGAGGCCCGTAAGGAGGCTCAGACCGAGGTGGAGATGCACCGCCTCTTCAACCACCCCAACATCCTCAGCCTGACCTCACACACCTTCATGGAGCGTGGCGGAAAGTGCGAAGCCTGGCTGTTGCTCCCGTACATCAGT AAGGGAAGTCTGTGGTCTGTTCTTGAGAAGCTGCGAGATAAGGGGAGCTCTATGCCTGAGAGTCGCATCTTGCACATTCTTCATGGCATCTGTGAAGGCCTCAAAGCAATTCATGACAAAGACTATGCACACAG GGATTTGAAACCCACCAACGTTTTACTGGATGAGAACGATCAGCCTTTTTTAATGGATTTGGGCTCCATGAACAAGGCCAGGATTGAAGTTCGAGGGTCACGGGAGGCCATGACAGTCCAG GATTGGGCTGCTCAGAGGTGCACCATCTCCTACAGAGCACCAGAGCTATTTAATGTGGAGAGCCACTGTATCATTGATGAGAGAACAGATATTTGG TCTCTAGGTTGTGTACTATACTGTATGATGATGTTGGAAGGACCGTATGACTTGATATTTCAGAAGGGTGACAGCGTGGCTCTCGCCGTCCAGAATCCAGTCTCCATTCCACAGCCGTGCAG TTATTCTCAAGGTCTTCAAACCCTTCTCAGCTCCACTATGGTGACCAATCCTCAGGAAAGGCCCAGAATCAGCTGGGTGCTTGACCAGGTCCAGAACCTTCGAGGCTCAGACGGTACAGATGTAGATACCAACAGAGTATGA